A window of the Motacilla alba alba isolate MOTALB_02 chromosome 26, Motacilla_alba_V1.0_pri, whole genome shotgun sequence genome harbors these coding sequences:
- the TMEM9 gene encoding proton-transporting V-type ATPase complex assembly regulator TMEM9 isoform X1, translated as MFTQSSRNSVSPVLLLVLLSCVLCPPAQASKSSEDIRCKCICPPYRNISGHIYNKNVSQKDCNCLHVVEPMPVPGNDVEAYCLLCECKYEERSTTTIKVIIIIYLSVVGALLLYMAFLVLVDPLIRKPDPYTQPLHNEEDSEVRGQGDRETVTRLSPLIHRGTSIAALGTLTQDAHSLAAVPSLAGARANTVLERVEGAQQRWKRQVQEQRKTVFDRHKMLS; from the exons ATGTTTACCCAGAGCTCCCGAAACTCTGTGAGccccgtgctgctgctggtgctgctgagctgtgtcctgtgtcccccagcACAGGCCAGCAAG agctctgaggacATTCGCTGCAAGTGCATCTGCCCCCCGTACCGGAACATCAGCGGGCACATCTACAACAAGAATGTGTCCCAGAAGGACTG caaCTGTCTGCACGTGGTGGAGCCCATGCCAGTGCCCGGGAATGACGTGGAGGCCTATTGCCTGCTCTGTGAGTGCAAGTACGAGGAGCgcagcaccaccaccatcaAG GTGATCATCATCATCTACCTGTCGGTGGTGGGGGCCCTGCTGCTCTACATGGCGTTCCTGGTGCTCGTGGACCCCCTGATCCGCAAGCCAGACCCCTACACCCAGCCCCTGCACAATGAGGAGGACAGCGAGGTGAGGGGGCAGGGGGATAGGGAAACAGTGACCCGCTTGTCTCCTCTGATCCACCGAGGGACCAGCATTGCTGCTTTGGGGACACTTACACAG GACGCTCACTCCCTGGCcgcagtgcccagcctggctggcgCCAGGGCCAACACAGTGCTGGAGCGTGTGGAGGGGGCACAGCAGCGCTGGAAGCGGcaggtgcaggagcagaggaagacGGTGTTCGACCGGCACAAGATGCTGAGCTAG
- the TMEM9 gene encoding proton-transporting V-type ATPase complex assembly regulator TMEM9 isoform X2, which yields MFTQSSRNSVSPVLLLVLLSCVLCPPAQASKSSEDIRCKCICPPYRNISGHIYNKNVSQKDCNCLHVVEPMPVPGNDVEAYCLLCECKYEERSTTTIKVIIIIYLSVVGALLLYMAFLVLVDPLIRKPDPYTQPLHNEEDSEDAHSLAAVPSLAGARANTVLERVEGAQQRWKRQVQEQRKTVFDRHKMLS from the exons ATGTTTACCCAGAGCTCCCGAAACTCTGTGAGccccgtgctgctgctggtgctgctgagctgtgtcctgtgtcccccagcACAGGCCAGCAAG agctctgaggacATTCGCTGCAAGTGCATCTGCCCCCCGTACCGGAACATCAGCGGGCACATCTACAACAAGAATGTGTCCCAGAAGGACTG caaCTGTCTGCACGTGGTGGAGCCCATGCCAGTGCCCGGGAATGACGTGGAGGCCTATTGCCTGCTCTGTGAGTGCAAGTACGAGGAGCgcagcaccaccaccatcaAG GTGATCATCATCATCTACCTGTCGGTGGTGGGGGCCCTGCTGCTCTACATGGCGTTCCTGGTGCTCGTGGACCCCCTGATCCGCAAGCCAGACCCCTACACCCAGCCCCTGCACAATGAGGAGGACAGCGAG GACGCTCACTCCCTGGCcgcagtgcccagcctggctggcgCCAGGGCCAACACAGTGCTGGAGCGTGTGGAGGGGGCACAGCAGCGCTGGAAGCGGcaggtgcaggagcagaggaagacGGTGTTCGACCGGCACAAGATGCTGAGCTAG
- the LOC119711816 gene encoding LOW QUALITY PROTEIN: alpha-1,6-mannosyl-glycoprotein 4-beta-N-acetylglucosaminyltransferase-like (The sequence of the model RefSeq protein was modified relative to this genomic sequence to represent the inferred CDS: deleted 1 base in 1 codon) has protein sequence MPVREAVAGRHRPGRFHEAPGTEAAGGRSSSAGGRQGLGVGLCRARIQSPASPGKCQGRAPRRGEAAAHPPQPAGAMRCSLKRSLTVLLAASFLLLLLLLHGGSRQEQDPLEVQLRGLAPSTILQLLQPEGAQHILRDTAELSALHNISYQLLAGSPAPQKKFLAVGMASVQRPRGFYLLATLQSLFSQSTEEELQEMVVVVHLADTDPGWNVRVAATITQKFARHILMGQLLLIHAPPEFYPTLEGLKRNFNDAEERVRFRSKQNVDYAFLLAFAANLSSYYLMIEDDVWSARSFLTAIRRALASQEGSNWATLEFSKLGYIGKLYRSSDLPRLAQFLLLFYQEMPCDWLLVHFRQLLTQKDVIRFKPSLFQHMGLYSSFQGTVNRLKDEDFQADALDLPDNPPASLYTSMSIFENYEPLKAYSSAQGYFWGKDPAAGSTFSIVFQQPARVSRVRVRTGSVERPGDFLRAGLLELGQRRDRSRDCSSYVPVGSFEKGTLEQRGLERVLPGPVECVRIRVTQDQSEWLIIQSIDIWTTAGI, from the exons ATGCCCGTCCGTGAGGCTGTCGCAGGTCGCCACCGACCTGGCCGGTTCCACGAAGCTCCTGGGACTGAGGCCGCCGGCGGACGCTCCTCCTCTGCGGGAGGCAGGCAAGGACTCGGGGTGGGGCTTTGCCGAGCGAGAATCCAGAGTCCGGCCAGCCCGGGGAAG TGCCAGGGCCGAGCACCCCGGAGAGGCGAGGCTGCCGCCCACCC ACCTCAGCCAGCAGGGGCCATGCGATGCTCTCTGAAACGCTCCCTCACGGTTCTGCTCGctgcctccttcctcctcctcctcctcctcctccatgggGGCAGCCGGCAGGAACAGGATCCCCTGGAG GTGCAGCTCAGGGGCCTGGCTCCCAGCACgatcctgcagctgctgcagccggAGGGAGCCCAGCACATCCTCAGAGAcacagctgagctctctgcactgCACAACATCTCCTACCAGCTCCTCGCtggctccccagctccccaaaaAA AATTCCTGGCAGTGGGAATGGCGTCTGTGCAGAGGCCACGTGGTTTCTACCTCCTGGCCACCCTCCAGTCCCTCTTCAGCCAGTCCAcggaggaggagctgcaggagatggtggtggtggtgcacCTGGCTGACACTGATCCTGGCTGGAACGTGCGTGTTGCTGCCACCATCACCCAGAAGTTTGCTCGCCACATCCTCAtgggccagctcctgctcatCCATGCTCCCCCTGAGTTCTACCCCACCCTGGAAGGCCTGAAGAGGAACTTCAACGATGCAGAGGAGCGGGTGAGGTTCCGCTCCAAGCAGAATGTGGACTACGCCTTCCTGCTCGCCTTCGCTGCCAACCTCTCCTCCTACTACCTGATGATCGAGGATGACGTGTGGAGCGCCAGGTCCTTCCTGACGGCCATCCGCAGGGCACTGGCTTCCCAGGAGGGCTCCAACTGGGCCACCCTCGAATTCTCCAAGCTGGGCTACATCGGAAAGCTCTACCGCTCCAGTGACCTTCCTCGCCTGGCTCagttcctcctcctcttctacCAGGAAATGCCCTGTGACTGGCTGCTGGTCCACTTCCGCCAGCTGCTCACCCAGAAGGACGTGATCCGCTTCAAGCCATCTCTCTTCCAGCACATGGGCCTCTACTCCTCCTTCCAGGGCACCGTCAACCGGCTGAAGGATGAAGATTTCCAGGCCGATGCCTTGGACCTCCCAGACAACCCGCCAGCATCCCTGTACACCAGCATGTCCATCTTTGAGAACTATGAGCCCCTCAAGGCCTACAGCTCGGCACAGGGGTACTTTTGGGGCAAAGACCCAGCAGCTGGCAGTACTTTTTCCATCGTGTTTCAGCAGCCAGCCCGAGTCAGCCGTGTCCGGGTGCGCACGGGCTCCGTGGAGCGCCCAGGCGATTTCCTGCGcgcagggctgctggagctgggccagcgCCGCGACCGCAGCCGGGACTGCTCCTCCTACGTGCCTGTGGGCTCCTTCGAGAAGGGGACCCTGGAGCAGCGGGGCCTGGAGAGGGTCCTGCCTGGGCCCGTGGAGTGCGTGAGGATCCGGGTGACCCAGGACCAGAGCGAGTGGCTCATCATCCAGAGCATCGACATCTGGACCACAGCAGGCATTTGA